A region of Trichoplusia ni isolate ovarian cell line Hi5 chromosome 23, tn1, whole genome shotgun sequence DNA encodes the following proteins:
- the LOC113504871 gene encoding uncharacterized protein LOC113504871 produces MKYFYITILVLSLNVIQASIYQSLKKNVLSILQKKDDHEPAPVQRGSMRYFQSKKQDDAKDVKSAHNKANILKSVRNHEENLNIGRDMPSSKLTESLDKKIGREYYHMDPVLNELKRRSQRKNYRRKGSGSSDNDDSSSLEMKFWMDEWDEHWMQKKFEALNSTKPRGDVVNMVAARPWGVPCGDPNQHDMPWGTCMLAVECDAEYRIYRGDYFCGRTHYICCALLLTNYDMYQGLDISFDDSSFSTDSNEKNAKGNSAEDERKKRKAERNKRKRERAKRKRDIKKTIRKIVTEIRKILNRAWRNGTAQRKRKTKELKKFIENLKKQYRKDRKSVVSVHEYEMVKIDTDLQKRLDQIQNVNQAFMSNDTFRDIIVNGTVNEEKLRMLLRSYPELGKMLGRGKKKKRRSNGLDFDAFPTPVKKDEPDNKPVLEYDLEYGRLYY; encoded by the exons atgaagtatttttacataacaatttTGGTACTTTCTCTTAACGTTATACAAGCATCTATATACCAGagtctgaaaaaaaatgttctttcaaTATTGCAAAAGAAGGATGATCATGAACCGGCACCCGTACAAAGAGGATCGATGAGGTACTTCCAGTCGAAGAAACAAGATGATGCCAAGGATGTTAAATCGGCTCACAACAAAGCAAACATCTTGAAAAGTGTCCGAAACCATGAGGAGAACTTGAACATTGGTCGTGACATGCCTTCGTCCAAACTGACTGAAAGTCTAGATAAAAAGATCGGAAGAGAATATTACCACATGGATCCCGTTCTAAATGAGCTGAAGCGAAGGTCTCAGCGCAAGAACTATAGAAGAAAGGGCAGCGGGTCGTCAGACAATGATGACAGCTCAAGTTTGGAAATGAAGTTCTGGATGGACGAGTGGGATGAACACTGGATGCAGAAGAAGTTCGAGGCGCTGAACTCCACGAAGCCACGCGGTGACGTCGTCAATATGGTGGCAGCCA GACCATGGGGCGTTCCGTGCGGAGATCCCAACCAGCACGACATGCCCTGGGGCACCTGTATGCTTGCCGTCGAGTGCGACGCTGAGTACCGCATCTACCGCGGAGACTACTTCTGTGGAAGGACTCACTACATTTGCTGCGCCCTCCTACTGACCAACTACGACATGTATCAAGGTCTAGATATCTCCTTCGACGACAGCAGTTTCTCCACTGACTCCAACGAGAAGAACGCTAAAGGAAACTCAGCAGAAGACGAAAGGAAGAAACGGAAAGCTGAAAGAAACAAACGTAAGCGGGAAAGAGCAAAGCGAAAGCGTGACATCAAGAAAACCATCAGGAAGATAGTGACGGAGATCAGGAAGATTCTGAATAGAGCTTGGAGAAACGGAACGGCTCAGCGGAAGAGGAAGACCAAGGAGCTGAAGAAGTTCATAGAAAATCTAAAGAAACAATACAGGAAAGACCGCAAGTCCGTTGTCAGTGTCCACGAATACGAAATGGTTAAGATCGACACTGATCTGCAGAAGCGACTGGATCAAATCCAAAACGTTAACCAGGCCTTCATGTCCAACGATACGTTTAGAGATATCATAGTGAATGGAACGGTCAATGAGGAGAAGCTGAGAATGCTACTGCGAAGTTATCCGGAACTGGGGAAAATGTTGGGGAGGGGGAAAAAGAAGAAGAGGCGTTCCAATGGACTGGACTTCGATGCCTTCCCGACGCCAGTGAAGAAGGATGAACCGGATAACAAACCGGTCTTGGAGTATGATCTCGAGTATGGTAGACTATAttactga